The Candidatus Paracaedimonas acanthamoebae DNA segment GTTTTCCTCTTCTTCTGAAAGAAGGGGCTTATGCCGTGAGTCTTTCGATTAAAGAATTGCTTGTCTTCAGTTTGCCTTTAATCATTTTCAGCTATCTTACATCTTGTCTATTTTCCTTAAAGGGTGGCGCTTTAAAGTTTATAGTTTTTATTTTGATCGGCGTTATCCTTTCAAATACAATTTCAATTTTAGCGGCCTATGGCGTTAAAATGACAGGATTTTTAGAATTTAGTCTTCAAAAAGCAACCATTACAACTCCCTCTGTTATTCTGAAACCTTTATGGCAATTTAGTCTTCCGTTATGGATTAAAAATGATTGGGCTCTGTTTGCAGGCTTGGGAGTCGGTGCATTTTTAGCTATCTTTCCGCATCCACTCATTGAAAAAGGACTTCGAAAACTCAAAGGAAAAGTCGATTATCTGTTGAATAAAATCTTTATTCCATTGCTGCCGGTTTTTATTTTGGGCTTCATTTTGAAATTGAGCCATGAAGGTCAGTTACAACCCATCCTCAAAAATTATGCTCATATGTTTGGCATTATTATTACCGCTCTTACCCTCTATATTCTTTTGATGTATGGGGTTGCTGTAAAATTTAAAGCGAGCGCGTGGCGTCAGTGTTTAAAGAATGTTTTTCCCTCGACTGTGGCGGGATTTTCAACAATGTCGAGTGCCGCGACAATGCCAGTAACTCTTTATGCCGCTGAAAAAAATACCCATGGAAATAAGATGGTCGAAGCGATTATTCCTGCAACCGTAAATATTCATCTCATCGGTGATTCAATCGGGGTGCCGATTATGATGATGGTGGTGATGGCGGCTTTTGGGCATCCTCCGATGGATTTTTCAACATACCTCCTTTTTACAGGATACTTTTTGATGACAAAATTTGCGGTTGCGGCTATCCCTGGTGCGACGGTTATTCTTATTGTTCCTGTTCTTGAAGCCCATTTTGGGTTTACCGCTGAAATGTCAGCGTTGATCACGTCAATTTATATCTTGTTTGATCCGGTTATTACAGCCGCAAATGTGACTGGCAACGGGGCGTTTGCTATTCTTTTCGCAAATTTATTGAGCAAAAAGAAAGCCGCCCCTCGGCAAGCTTTCGTGGATTAAAAGAAGAACCTTATGCTTTAGGTCGCATGGTCGGAAAAGCGATGACGTCTCGAATGCTAGGTGAATTTGTTAATAGCATTACAAGGCGATCAATCCCGATTCCAAGGCCACCTGTTGGCGGGAAACCGTATTCCAGGGCCGTAATAAAGTCTTGATCGAAAGGCATTGTTTCTTCATTGCCACGGGCTTTCGCCGCAACTTGAGCCTCAAAACGTCCTTTTTGATCTAAGGGGTCTGCAAGCTCCGAAAATCCATTCGCAATCTCCCAAGCGTTCACATACGTCTCAAAGCGTTCTGTAAGGCGGGGGTTTTGAGGATGAGGTTTTGCCAAAGGCGAGATATCGAGCGGGAATTCTGTCACATGCGTTGGTTGAATCAAGGTGTGTTCAACTTTTTCAGCGAATAGCGTTTCGACAACACCACCCCACGAATCGGCGCTGCTCGCATTGATGCCTGCTTTTTGAGCTGCGGCCTTGGCTTCTTCAAGGGAATGAATTTGATGGAAATCAATTCCTGTTGCTTCTTTGACAAGCTCAAGCATAGGCTTGCGGGCCCAAGGTCCCTTGAAGTCAAGTTGGATATCATTGAAATCAAATAGAAGCTTTCCAAAAACCTTTTCAGCAACTGCCGAAACCATATTCTCGGTGAGTTCCATCATCTTATGACCATCCGCATACGCTTCATAGATTTCAATCATTGTGAATTCAGGGTTATGACGAGTTGAGAGGCCTTCATTGCGGAAATTTCTGTTAATTTCAAAAACTTTTTCAGAAAGGCCTCCGACAATAAGCCGCTTGAGGTAAAGCTCAGGTGCAATTCTTAAATAAAGCTCCATATCAAGGGCATTATGGTGGGTAATGAACGGTTTTG contains these protein-coding regions:
- the lysS gene encoding lysine--tRNA ligase gives rise to the protein MIGIRMTTPLNTPTEDENEFRNVRLKKLEILREKGIDPYPSGYEKTHTLSQIQQTYASLEAGQETTDKVRVAGRIASIRNSGMFIDLSDPYEKLQIFCHKNHLTEEQFELIKLLDLGDFIGIEGIVRRTPRGEITVNAEEVTLLSKSLLPPPEKYHGLQDVETRYRQRYLDLIANPESRQTLRERSQIIVAIRDYLNKKDFLEVETPMLHVLAGGAAAKPFITHHNALDMELYLRIAPELYLKRLIVGGLSEKVFEINRNFRNEGLSTRHNPEFTMIEIYEAYADGHKMMELTENMVSAVAEKVFGKLLFDFNDIQLDFKGPWARKPMLELVKEATGIDFHQIHSLEEAKAAAQKAGINASSADSWGGVVETLFAEKVEHTLIQPTHVTEFPLDISPLAKPHPQNPRLTERFETYVNAWEIANGFSELADPLDQKGRFEAQVAAKARGNEETMPFDQDFITALEYGFPPTGGLGIGIDRLVMLLTNSPSIRDVIAFPTMRPKA
- a CDS encoding cation:dicarboxylase symporter family transporter, which codes for MSLSIKELLVFSLPLIIFSYLTSCLFSLKGGALKFIVFILIGVILSNTISILAAYGVKMTGFLEFSLQKATITTPSVILKPLWQFSLPLWIKNDWALFAGLGVGAFLAIFPHPLIEKGLRKLKGKVDYLLNKIFIPLLPVFILGFILKLSHEGQLQPILKNYAHMFGIIITALTLYILLMYGVAVKFKASAWRQCLKNVFPSTVAGFSTMSSAATMPVTLYAAEKNTHGNKMVEAIIPATVNIHLIGDSIGVPIMMMVVMAAFGHPPMDFSTYLLFTGYFLMTKFAVAAIPGATVILIVPVLEAHFGFTAEMSALITSIYILFDPVITAANVTGNGAFAILFANLLSKKKAAPRQAFVD